One stretch of Bacillota bacterium DNA includes these proteins:
- a CDS encoding ABC transporter ATP-binding protein has product MSRILLEVNNLKLYFKTTKGPVQAVDNVSFTLEEGKTLAIVGESGCGKTSLNKAILRLLPRNILEYSGEIIFEGVDLMKYSDEQFRKEIRWKQIAMVPQAAMNSLNPVMRIEDQITEPLFIHERGMTKEDAIKRAAEVFQVVGLPLDFMKRYPFELSGGMRQRATIAMALVTNPKLVLLDEPSSALDLLTQANLMNVLKKIKHEFGTTFILITHDIGTASELADEVAVMYAGEMVEKCHAEYFYTEARHPYSRKLMSSVPTLREDKELVFIPGQPPSLINPPKGCRFYDRCDQRFEKCLQHPDSIELEHGQQVKCWLYSDGIEVKKNA; this is encoded by the coding sequence ATGAGTAGGATTCTTTTAGAAGTAAATAATCTAAAGCTGTATTTCAAAACTACAAAAGGCCCCGTGCAAGCTGTAGATAATGTGAGTTTTACCCTAGAAGAAGGTAAAACATTAGCAATAGTTGGGGAGTCTGGCTGCGGCAAGACTTCCCTTAACAAGGCGATTTTACGCCTGCTGCCCCGCAATATTTTAGAATACAGCGGGGAGATTATCTTTGAAGGTGTCGATCTGATGAAGTACAGCGATGAGCAGTTCCGCAAGGAGATTCGCTGGAAGCAGATCGCTATGGTACCGCAGGCAGCGATGAACTCGCTGAATCCAGTTATGCGGATCGAGGATCAGATTACTGAACCTCTCTTTATCCATGAACGGGGTATGACTAAAGAAGATGCTATAAAAAGAGCCGCTGAGGTATTTCAAGTTGTTGGATTGCCTCTCGACTTCATGAAACGCTATCCATTTGAGCTCAGTGGTGGAATGAGACAGAGGGCTACCATTGCCATGGCATTGGTCACCAATCCAAAGCTGGTGCTCTTGGATGAGCCTTCATCCGCATTAGACTTGCTGACACAGGCAAACTTGATGAACGTATTAAAGAAAATTAAGCATGAATTTGGCACAACATTTATCCTAATTACACATGATATCGGTACCGCCAGTGAACTAGCTGATGAGGTTGCTGTAATGTACGCTGGTGAAATGGTAGAAAAATGTCACGCTGAGTATTTCTACACTGAAGCGAGACATCCATACTCACGCAAACTCATGAGCAGTGTACCCACACTGCGTGAAGATAAAGAACTTGTGTTTATCCCTGGGCAGCCGCCTTCATTGATTAACCCCCCTAAGGGATGCAGATTTTATGACCGCTGCGACCAGCGCTTCGAAAAATGCTTACAGCACCCTGATAGCATTGAGCTGGAGCATGGTCAGCAGGTTAAATGTTGGCTGTATTCAGATGGGATCGAGGTGAAGAAGAATGCCTAA
- a CDS encoding ABC transporter ATP-binding protein, which translates to MPNLAVKSQQSPQKKMPILKVENLHTWFEIRRLGFFKAGDVRALDGVSFELYQGETVSIVGESGCGKSTLAKTILGLNQPTKGKMYFDGKDMSEFTKEDIKKYHSDVGYVQQDPYGALPPFMTVRRILEEPMLINGITDKAEREARIKEVLEEVKLAPIEDFLPKFPHMLSGGQQQRLVIARAMILHPRMLIADEPVSMLDASVRVEILQLLRGLQKKHNLAIIYITHDLSTVRYFSERIFTMYGAKIIEKSSTDKLLENPLHPYTQALFKATSDPDAENLKSFKEVPTGEPPSLMNPPKGCRFHPRCSKMIKGKCDQFEPPEIKVNGEQMVACWLYEKNK; encoded by the coding sequence ATGCCTAATCTGGCTGTGAAATCTCAGCAGAGCCCTCAGAAAAAAATGCCGATTCTTAAGGTGGAGAATCTGCACACCTGGTTTGAGATCAGACGACTTGGTTTTTTCAAAGCAGGTGATGTGCGAGCTTTAGACGGAGTCAGCTTCGAGCTGTATCAAGGCGAAACAGTTTCGATTGTTGGAGAGAGTGGCTGTGGAAAAAGTACACTGGCCAAAACAATTTTGGGTTTGAACCAACCGACTAAAGGTAAGATGTACTTTGACGGCAAGGATATGAGCGAGTTTACGAAAGAGGATATTAAGAAATATCACTCTGACGTTGGCTATGTTCAGCAGGATCCTTATGGTGCACTGCCGCCGTTTATGACCGTTCGCAGAATTCTCGAAGAACCGATGCTGATTAACGGCATTACTGATAAAGCTGAACGAGAAGCGCGGATTAAAGAAGTGCTGGAAGAGGTAAAGTTAGCTCCGATTGAGGACTTTTTACCGAAGTTTCCACATATGCTCAGTGGAGGACAGCAGCAGAGATTGGTTATTGCTAGAGCGATGATTCTCCATCCAAGAATGCTGATCGCAGACGAACCTGTGTCCATGCTTGACGCATCGGTTCGGGTTGAGATTCTGCAGCTGCTGCGCGGCCTGCAGAAAAAACACAACCTGGCAATTATCTATATTACCCACGACTTATCGACTGTAAGATATTTCTCAGAACGTATATTTACTATGTATGGAGCAAAAATTATAGAAAAGTCTTCTACTGATAAATTGCTGGAAAACCCACTGCATCCTTATACCCAGGCTTTATTTAAAGCCACATCGGATCCGGATGCAGAGAACTTGAAGTCTTTCAAAGAGGTACCGACAGGTGAGCCTCCAAGTCTGATGAACCCACCGAAAGGATGCCGCTTCCATCCTCGCTGTTCAAAGATGATCAAAGGCAAATGCGATCAGTTTGAACCGCCTGAAATCAAAGTCAACGGGGAGCAGATGGTTGCCTGTTGGCTGTATGAAAAGAATAAGTAA
- a CDS encoding ABC transporter permease, translated as MRNLSRLLRYILVRGIVLLITVTIGIYLTIIIANGGGYVDDMRKAQIKESVSMQMQGNEAMRDMSKAERDAFYEREVALEIEKLGLDRPFWQRAHEYLWNGMTLNFGRADYLLSDSGSSEVRNILGERLFPTLLLMASGQLLLFFVSITFALFLSRRYGSPLDKLVVAMAPMSAAPAWFFGIFLILIFAAFLGWLPFGGLVSAPPPKEPLAYALSVLKHLILPVSAIVVSSVFLTSYHWRTFFLIYSSEDYVDMAKAKGLSSSQIERRYVLRPTLPTIITSFALTLISLWTGAIVLETVFNWPGIGRLTQEAINMFDTPVLVAVTVLYAYLLAITVFLLDIIYAIVDPRVKLGAEGNRS; from the coding sequence ATGCGAAACCTCAGCAGATTACTGCGGTACATTCTTGTCCGCGGTATTGTGCTGTTAATCACTGTTACAATTGGAATCTATCTTACGATTATTATTGCTAACGGTGGCGGCTATGTAGACGATATGCGCAAAGCACAGATTAAAGAATCTGTTTCGATGCAGATGCAGGGAAACGAAGCGATGCGAGACATGAGTAAAGCGGAGCGCGATGCCTTTTATGAAAGGGAAGTAGCGCTTGAGATTGAGAAGCTGGGATTGGATAGACCTTTCTGGCAGAGAGCCCATGAGTATTTATGGAATGGTATGACATTGAACTTTGGACGGGCGGATTATCTGCTAAGTGACTCCGGCTCATCTGAAGTGCGCAATATTCTTGGAGAAAGATTGTTCCCAACACTGCTGTTGATGGCTTCGGGACAGCTACTGCTGTTCTTTGTCAGCATTACTTTTGCTTTGTTTTTATCTCGGCGGTATGGAAGTCCCCTTGATAAGCTTGTTGTCGCTATGGCACCGATGTCAGCAGCACCGGCATGGTTCTTTGGTATCTTTTTGATATTAATATTTGCAGCATTTCTGGGTTGGCTGCCTTTCGGCGGACTGGTATCAGCTCCACCACCGAAAGAACCACTGGCTTATGCTTTAAGTGTGCTCAAACACTTGATTCTGCCAGTATCAGCAATTGTTGTCAGCTCAGTGTTTTTGACATCATACCATTGGCGTACATTTTTCCTGATTTACTCTAGTGAAGACTATGTAGATATGGCAAAAGCAAAAGGATTGTCATCTTCACAGATCGAACGCCGTTATGTACTGCGTCCAACACTGCCAACTATTATTACGAGCTTTGCTCTGACATTAATTAGTTTGTGGACTGGTGCTATTGTATTAGAGACTGTCTTTAATTGGCCTGGTATTGGACGGTTGACCCAAGAAGCAATTAATATGTTTGATACACCGGTTTTAGTGGCGGTTACTGTTCTTTATGCTTATTTATTAGCCATTACCGTGTTTCTTTTAGATATCATCTATGCCATAGTTGACCCAAGAGTTAAGCTAGGAGCGGAGGGGAATAGATCATGA
- a CDS encoding ABC transporter permease codes for MSGLRNAFNEIRRYPSAVAGLVIIALLFVFAAYALIKIPPAEAIRLWKGEGQIWRQVPRNAKPAWLNYFYKEKQPLTTKVSSIDNPELKTAVDLGSGIATQDFVFEFDYQYDGFPSEISLFFISKFTSARPYATVKWVTPDGREIKLADLTVSSADNAYVISQDSNVTRALGGVRPDRGLFADPNDPSKVLKGTYQLVVEGLVFEENSTMEAELVVYGKLHGLAGTDHRRRDIMVALMWGAPVALSFGLLAAVGSSLATMMLAAFGVWFGGLIDSLIRRINEIVMILPLLPILIMVGMFYSRSIWTMLGVTILLGIFGSSILSYRSMFLQVKASGYIDAARAYGASNFRIIFRYLIPKVIPVLIPGFVTQIPSFVFLEATLAVLGLGDPHLPTWGKLLNDAYSEGALFTGHYYWVLEPAVLLVITGLGFAMVGFALDRIFNPRLRGL; via the coding sequence ATGAGTGGGTTGAGGAATGCATTTAATGAAATCAGACGCTATCCTTCTGCTGTTGCTGGTCTGGTCATTATCGCATTGCTGTTTGTTTTCGCGGCGTATGCCCTCATTAAGATTCCGCCTGCAGAAGCCATTAGGCTTTGGAAAGGCGAGGGTCAAATTTGGCGGCAGGTGCCTCGCAACGCTAAACCTGCTTGGTTAAACTATTTTTACAAAGAAAAACAGCCTTTAACCACTAAGGTAAGCAGTATAGATAATCCGGAACTTAAGACCGCTGTTGATTTAGGCAGCGGCATTGCAACGCAGGATTTTGTGTTCGAATTTGATTATCAGTACGATGGTTTTCCATCAGAGATTAGTCTTTTCTTCATTTCGAAGTTTACCTCGGCAAGACCATACGCGACTGTTAAGTGGGTTACACCTGACGGTCGTGAGATTAAGCTCGCTGACTTGACGGTCAGTTCTGCTGATAACGCTTATGTAATCAGCCAGGACAGTAATGTTACTAGAGCTCTTGGCGGCGTAAGACCTGACAGAGGTTTATTTGCTGATCCAAATGATCCCAGTAAGGTATTAAAAGGGACATACCAGCTGGTTGTCGAAGGATTAGTCTTCGAAGAGAACTCGACAATGGAGGCCGAACTGGTTGTTTACGGTAAACTCCATGGCCTCGCTGGAACTGACCACCGCCGCAGGGATATTATGGTTGCGCTGATGTGGGGTGCACCTGTTGCCCTGTCCTTTGGTCTGTTAGCAGCTGTAGGTTCATCTCTGGCAACTATGATGTTGGCGGCTTTTGGTGTATGGTTTGGCGGTCTGATTGACAGTTTGATCCGCAGGATCAACGAGATCGTTATGATCTTGCCGCTTCTGCCGATCTTGATTATGGTGGGAATGTTTTATTCCCGAAGTATTTGGACGATGCTGGGTGTAACAATTCTGCTGGGAATCTTCGGTTCGTCGATCCTGTCGTACCGCTCAATGTTCCTGCAGGTTAAGGCGTCCGGGTATATTGATGCAGCCCGCGCCTATGGGGCCAGCAACTTCAGGATCATTTTCCGGTATTTGATTCCGAAAGTAATTCCGGTTCTGATTCCCGGATTTGTAACCCAAATTCCGTCCTTTGTATTCTTGGAAGCGACATTGGCAGTATTAGGCCTTGGTGATCCTCACCTGCCGACATGGGGTAAACTGCTCAACGACGCATATTCTGAAGGAGCACTGTTTACAGGACACTACTATTGGGTATTAGAACCAGCCGTGCTGCTTGTCATCACAGGGTTAGGATTCGCAATGGTTGGCTTTGCGCTTGACCGGATCTTTAACCCACGGCTGAGGGGGTTATAA
- a CDS encoding sn-glycerol-1-phosphate dehydrogenase, with translation MGIEIRYEGNKLVLPELNCDCGLQHSYPDIDIYIGENLVERIPEYLAPRSLGTNVLVVTDNVVYDAAGQATVSALEEAGYQVNLCLLERKKPLIPNETALGEILLAFTDEIEFLLAVGSGVITDLTRYAAHLTGKPFAVVGTAPSMDGYTSVVAPLTLGNLKVNKPSGYPQVLICDLGVMSRSPYHMLLAGFGDVMGKYIAKADWLLGEIVNGEKVCPICIDIVTQAVERCLDNVGEIKKQSVAGVRALIEGLILSGLTILIIGHTRPVASNEHSMAHYWEMMKLLAGEEPPQHGLSVGVAAVYCLKFYERYFELNLDQFQLDKAKQAYLDEDAHAKLVLDKYGEKIGRAIVRDNEEIGISWEKTERRFRTLAAEHERIRAALAFLPTADEMLEVYRELGYPWPAAALDIDDKLLLNSLLYGKEYRSRYTVFKSAYEIGVLPELVDKIIKDLSN, from the coding sequence ATGGGCATTGAGATTCGATATGAAGGAAATAAGCTGGTGTTGCCTGAACTGAACTGTGACTGCGGTTTACAGCATTCTTATCCGGATATTGATATCTACATCGGCGAAAATCTAGTTGAAAGAATTCCCGAATACCTAGCACCCCGCAGTCTGGGAACTAATGTTTTGGTGGTAACTGATAATGTTGTCTATGACGCTGCCGGCCAAGCTACTGTTTCGGCCCTTGAGGAGGCGGGTTATCAGGTAAATCTCTGCCTGCTGGAGCGGAAGAAACCGTTGATTCCTAATGAAACAGCTTTGGGTGAAATTCTGCTAGCCTTTACCGATGAGATAGAGTTTTTACTTGCGGTAGGTTCGGGTGTGATCACCGACTTGACTCGCTACGCGGCCCATCTCACCGGGAAGCCTTTTGCCGTGGTAGGTACCGCTCCTTCGATGGATGGATACACCTCAGTAGTAGCACCCCTTACTTTAGGCAATCTTAAAGTTAACAAGCCTTCGGGGTATCCGCAGGTTCTAATCTGCGATTTGGGTGTGATGAGCCGGTCACCTTACCATATGCTCTTAGCCGGATTCGGCGATGTAATGGGAAAATATATTGCTAAAGCTGACTGGCTGTTGGGAGAGATCGTCAATGGAGAAAAGGTCTGTCCTATCTGCATTGATATTGTTACCCAAGCAGTTGAGCGGTGTCTTGACAATGTCGGTGAGATTAAGAAACAGTCTGTTGCAGGAGTCCGGGCGTTGATTGAGGGTTTAATTCTGTCCGGCTTAACAATTTTAATCATTGGCCATACTCGACCTGTGGCGTCAAACGAGCACAGTATGGCCCACTATTGGGAAATGATGAAACTGCTTGCTGGTGAAGAACCACCACAGCATGGTTTGTCGGTTGGTGTTGCAGCTGTTTACTGCCTCAAGTTTTATGAGCGGTATTTTGAGCTGAACCTTGATCAATTTCAGCTTGATAAGGCCAAGCAGGCTTACCTGGATGAGGACGCTCATGCAAAACTGGTTCTAGATAAATATGGCGAAAAGATTGGCCGAGCGATCGTTAGAGATAACGAAGAAATCGGAATCAGCTGGGAGAAAACAGAACGCCGCTTCCGCACTCTTGCTGCTGAGCATGAGCGGATCCGAGCTGCACTGGCGTTTCTGCCCACAGCAGATGAGATGCTGGAAGTTTATAGGGAACTGGGCTATCCTTGGCCCGCAGCAGCGCTCGATATTGATGACAAACTGCTGTTAAACAGCCTTCTGTACGGTAAAGAATACCGCAGTCGTTATACAGTATTTAAATCCGCGTATGAAATAGGAGTGCTGCCTGAATTGGTTGATAAAATAATTAAAGACCTCTCAAATTAA
- a CDS encoding ABC transporter substrate-binding protein translates to MSRRLSLLLAVVMLFSFTIGASAQRTGTWVDEVIFVEEANVSTAISRLQAGDIDIWANSSSDVTAYNTVQVDPALDYYISYGSYTEVTYNTVGPEFNDGRLNPFGNRKIREATNWLFDRDYIAQELYSGLAVPKYTLLNSSFVDYSRVVEKVRELELKYAYDFERGKQVIHEEMHKMGADLVNGVWHYKQEPVELIILARNEDERSRLGDYMGEQFEKVGFKVRVEHRSGTELSPIWMMGDPALGEWHAYTGGWLSPVVYRDQGHIFNQMYTRRSMTQPRWQALEPIPELDEISDKLYRREFNTLEERKALYERALELAFEDSPCVFIVDKVSFTPIRAGISVASDLAGYVAGTDLWAPTLRRGEEIGGTVNIALPQVLVEPWNPVGGSNWTMDLMPMRATFDRGLMVDPFTGNYWPHRIERAEVTVKEGLPVTKTLDWVTLDFEEEIVVPGDAWAEWDPVEGRFITVAEKWPEGVTALRKSVMYYTDLNKVKWHDGSDWSIVDILLPFIFDGFDRGMEESPLFDRSAVSGLETMLKSFRGLKIISTDPLVYEYYSDSWSLDAEHNISDLFAVQYNYGKQPWHTLAIGMLAELNEELAFTATKANDLEVEWLGYQAGPSIRILAKWLDYAIENNWIPYEDFLSDYITEEEIQERYANLKAWYQDKRHFWVGDGPMMLERAFPTEKMVHLVRFEDYSEPVGKWSMFEEPAIAEIEVSGPARVSAGQVATINVDITFKGEAYRAEDLQQVKYLVLDSSGKVAFSGEGDIVADGKAVITLTGDETAQLPVGSNTVEVIVMPKLVGGASLDQHTFVTLP, encoded by the coding sequence GTGAGTCGTAGATTAAGCCTTTTATTGGCAGTAGTAATGTTGTTTAGTTTCACGATCGGCGCCTCTGCACAGCGCACAGGCACATGGGTGGATGAGGTAATTTTTGTAGAAGAGGCTAACGTTTCAACAGCTATCTCTCGTTTGCAAGCAGGTGACATTGACATTTGGGCAAACTCTTCATCTGACGTCACTGCTTACAATACAGTTCAGGTAGACCCTGCGCTGGATTATTACATTTCTTACGGTTCCTACACTGAAGTTACATACAACACTGTAGGACCAGAGTTCAATGATGGTAGACTCAACCCGTTTGGCAATCGGAAGATCCGCGAAGCAACCAACTGGTTGTTTGACCGCGATTATATTGCTCAAGAACTCTACAGCGGTTTAGCTGTACCGAAGTATACCCTGCTGAACAGCTCTTTTGTTGACTATTCTCGCGTTGTTGAGAAAGTTCGCGAACTCGAGCTGAAATATGCATATGACTTCGAAAGAGGAAAACAAGTCATTCATGAAGAAATGCACAAGATGGGTGCCGACTTAGTGAATGGCGTTTGGCACTACAAACAAGAACCAGTTGAACTTATCATCCTTGCCCGTAACGAAGACGAAAGATCTCGTCTTGGTGACTACATGGGTGAACAGTTCGAAAAAGTTGGTTTTAAAGTTAGAGTTGAGCACAGAAGTGGTACCGAATTATCTCCAATCTGGATGATGGGCGATCCGGCACTTGGTGAATGGCATGCTTACACCGGCGGATGGTTGTCACCGGTTGTATACCGCGACCAAGGTCATATCTTCAACCAAATGTACACTAGAAGAAGTATGACTCAGCCGAGATGGCAAGCTCTTGAGCCGATTCCAGAGCTGGATGAGATTTCCGATAAGCTCTATCGGAGAGAATTCAACACATTGGAAGAAAGAAAAGCTCTCTACGAACGCGCACTGGAATTGGCATTTGAAGATTCCCCATGTGTGTTCATCGTAGATAAGGTTTCCTTCACACCGATTCGCGCTGGTATCAGTGTTGCATCTGACTTAGCTGGTTATGTTGCTGGTACAGATCTGTGGGCACCGACCCTGCGCCGCGGTGAAGAAATCGGCGGTACTGTAAACATCGCGCTGCCGCAAGTATTGGTTGAACCTTGGAACCCGGTTGGCGGCTCCAACTGGACCATGGACTTAATGCCGATGAGAGCTACTTTCGACCGCGGTCTCATGGTTGACCCGTTCACTGGTAACTACTGGCCGCACAGAATCGAAAGAGCAGAAGTTACTGTTAAAGAAGGACTCCCTGTTACTAAGACTCTTGACTGGGTAACTCTGGATTTCGAAGAAGAAATCGTTGTACCTGGCGATGCTTGGGCAGAGTGGGATCCTGTCGAAGGACGCTTCATCACAGTTGCTGAGAAATGGCCGGAAGGCGTAACTGCTTTACGGAAGTCCGTAATGTACTACACTGACCTTAACAAGGTTAAATGGCATGACGGCAGTGACTGGAGTATCGTTGACATTCTGCTTCCGTTCATCTTTGACGGATTTGATCGCGGAATGGAAGAAAGCCCACTGTTTGACAGATCAGCAGTATCCGGTTTAGAAACTATGCTCAAGTCCTTCCGCGGCTTGAAGATTATTTCTACCGATCCGCTTGTATATGAGTACTACTCTGACTCCTGGTCACTGGATGCTGAGCACAACATCTCTGACCTGTTCGCTGTTCAGTATAACTATGGTAAACAGCCATGGCACACACTGGCTATCGGTATGCTGGCTGAGCTGAATGAAGAGTTAGCGTTCACAGCTACCAAGGCTAATGACCTGGAAGTTGAATGGTTAGGCTATCAAGCTGGTCCGAGTATCCGGATCCTGGCTAAGTGGTTAGATTACGCTATCGAAAACAACTGGATTCCGTATGAAGATTTCTTGAGTGATTACATCACTGAAGAAGAAATTCAAGAGCGCTATGCTAACCTCAAGGCTTGGTATCAAGATAAGCGCCACTTCTGGGTTGGCGATGGTCCGATGATGCTCGAGCGGGCATTCCCAACAGAAAAAATGGTTCACTTAGTACGCTTTGAAGACTACTCCGAACCAGTTGGTAAGTGGTCCATGTTCGAAGAGCCAGCTATCGCTGAAATTGAAGTAAGCGGTCCGGCACGTGTATCTGCTGGTCAAGTAGCTACAATTAACGTTGACATTACCTTCAAGGGTGAAGCTTATCGCGCTGAAGACCTGCAGCAAGTCAAATACTTAGTATTAGACTCTTCCGGCAAGGTTGCATTCAGCGGCGAAGGCGACATCGTTGCTGACGGTAAAGCAGTAATCACCCTCACCGGTGACGAAACTGCTCAACTGCCAGTTGGCTCCAACACCGTTGAAGTAATCGTTATGCCTAAACTGGTTGGCGGCGCAAGTCTGGATCAGCATACATTTGTAACCCTGCCGTAA
- a CDS encoding AAA family ATPase: MEEQRLQQVMQIIKEQLQAARAQTYAAKQQLKDTRRSIWEELQIGGANMITTAQYLDELNRHGQDFGIYRSNMSKLELLKKSPYFGRIDFYDDEYKTTEKIYIGVASLVDRETREHMVYDWRAPISSMFYDYGVGAAQYEAPSGTVTGDIRLKRQFRIEDGELKYMFDSDLTINDDVLQAALSKSADNKMKHIVYTIQREQNQAIREEVSRVLLVHGPAGSGKTSIALHRAAYLLYRYRDQLSAREIMIFSPNQIFSDYIQNVLPELGEDNIPQATMQDYIDRQIRPEWLIEDYFAQFEYILGGQADPDYQARIAAVEFKSSLNFYNLVNKYLKYLEQNAFQFADIRVWNRVVITKAECEQLFNETYSYLPLTQRLEKIKRRILYLLKSIRRNRISTLTAEKAALPEYKGYNERELQKLSMKEVNQDLAPIHEQINAMCTLDVYQLYYDLFQGTDHIAAFADPNLLPPLWDQICRITQLSFAQKRLLYEDAAPLLYFQGELDGWEELSGIKHVIIDEAQDYSLFHYEIFRSIFPRAAFTILGDLNQAIHPYLKLTDFQTAANVFREKGYDCRLLEMTKSYRSTMQIGEFTGRLLPVKKQIELVEREGSKPKVIAYGEDQAEQLIRAVASCSANGCESIAIICKNESEAKKAAELLDGKIEFSLISKETGYFPSGVVIIPVYLGKGLEFDAVIIFDAGAAVYGSDADRYLLYTACTRALHELYLFYEGNLTQLIAEMDPELYDTSIEQ; the protein is encoded by the coding sequence TTGGAAGAACAGCGGCTGCAGCAAGTTATGCAGATAATTAAAGAGCAGCTGCAGGCTGCTCGGGCGCAGACTTATGCGGCTAAGCAGCAGCTGAAAGACACCCGCCGCTCAATCTGGGAAGAGCTGCAGATAGGCGGCGCAAATATGATTACTACAGCTCAGTACCTTGACGAGCTGAACCGGCACGGACAGGACTTTGGGATTTACCGCAGCAACATGTCTAAACTTGAACTGCTGAAGAAGTCCCCGTATTTCGGACGCATTGATTTTTATGATGACGAATATAAAACAACAGAAAAAATCTATATCGGAGTCGCATCGCTGGTTGATCGCGAGACTAGAGAGCATATGGTCTATGATTGGCGTGCTCCGATTTCCAGTATGTTCTATGATTATGGAGTAGGTGCAGCTCAGTACGAAGCTCCTAGTGGTACTGTTACTGGAGATATCCGCCTCAAGCGCCAGTTTCGGATTGAGGATGGCGAACTGAAATACATGTTTGACAGCGATTTGACTATCAATGATGATGTGCTTCAGGCTGCTCTCAGTAAAAGCGCTGACAATAAAATGAAGCATATTGTCTATACCATTCAGCGGGAGCAGAATCAAGCGATTCGGGAAGAAGTCAGCCGAGTGCTGCTGGTTCATGGCCCCGCGGGAAGCGGCAAAACCTCAATCGCACTGCATCGGGCAGCATATCTTCTCTACCGCTACCGCGATCAGCTCAGTGCCAGGGAAATCATGATCTTTTCACCGAACCAGATTTTCAGTGACTATATCCAAAATGTTCTGCCTGAACTCGGTGAGGATAATATCCCGCAGGCAACCATGCAGGATTACATTGATCGGCAGATTCGACCGGAGTGGCTGATAGAGGATTACTTCGCTCAATTCGAGTACATTTTAGGAGGTCAGGCCGATCCGGATTATCAGGCGCGAATCGCAGCAGTAGAATTCAAATCGTCTTTAAATTTCTATAATTTAGTTAACAAATATTTAAAATATCTAGAGCAGAATGCGTTTCAATTTGCTGACATTAGAGTATGGAATCGAGTCGTTATTACCAAGGCAGAATGCGAACAGCTTTTTAACGAAACCTACAGTTATCTGCCGTTGACTCAGCGGCTGGAAAAGATTAAGCGCCGTATTTTGTATCTGCTGAAATCGATCCGCAGGAATAGAATCAGTACGCTGACAGCGGAAAAGGCTGCTCTTCCTGAGTATAAAGGCTATAACGAGCGGGAGCTGCAGAAACTCAGCATGAAAGAAGTCAATCAAGATTTGGCACCAATTCACGAACAGATAAATGCAATGTGTACGTTGGACGTTTACCAGCTTTACTATGATTTGTTTCAGGGCACTGATCACATCGCTGCTTTTGCGGATCCCAACTTACTGCCACCTCTTTGGGATCAGATCTGCCGGATCACCCAGCTCAGTTTTGCTCAGAAAAGATTGCTTTATGAAGATGCCGCACCTCTGCTCTATTTCCAAGGTGAGCTGGACGGTTGGGAGGAACTCTCGGGAATAAAGCATGTGATCATTGATGAAGCGCAGGATTATTCACTGTTTCACTATGAAATTTTCCGCAGTATCTTTCCGAGGGCAGCATTTACAATTTTGGGAGACTTGAATCAGGCTATTCATCCTTATCTCAAATTGACAGATTTTCAAACAGCTGCCAACGTATTCAGGGAAAAGGGTTATGACTGCCGGCTGCTGGAAATGACAAAGAGTTATCGCTCTACTATGCAAATTGGTGAATTTACCGGCAGGCTTTTGCCTGTTAAAAAGCAAATAGAACTGGTAGAACGAGAAGGTTCGAAACCGAAGGTTATTGCCTATGGTGAAGACCAAGCTGAGCAGCTCATCCGCGCGGTGGCTTCCTGCTCAGCAAACGGCTGTGAGTCGATAGCAATCATTTGTAAAAATGAATCTGAAGCCAAAAAAGCAGCAGAACTGCTGGATGGAAAGATCGAGTTCAGCTTAATCAGCAAAGAAACTGGATATTTTCCATCCGGTGTTGTGATCATCCCGGTATATTTAGGTAAGGGACTGGAATTTGATGCAGTTATCATTTTCGATGCGGGTGCAGCTGTTTACGGCTCTGATGCAGATCGCTATTTGCTCTATACTGCATGCACCAGGGCGCTGCACGAGCTTTATCTGTTTTATGAGGGAAATTTAACCCAGTTGATTGCGGAGATGGATCCAGAATTGTACGACACAAGCATTGAGCAGTGA